A window of Reinekea marina contains these coding sequences:
- a CDS encoding Crp/Fnr family transcriptional regulator, which translates to MLLLGERPAYVDQLTDRLKKLAHKLFEELPDVPAISLNASTDLYELESTESLFIVQHGNLSGYHNDQLCMYFEKGDIIGLTECYQLPSLRIAVEDNTQVKPYSADTLLKFVNETKERQAIWNSYLLTLVSLYQDAYGRNHTTKVEPSTGFLNFEPGQTIIKQGDEAHEVFTILQGKADVFVDEVKVGEVLTDEIFGAMAVFTGETRSATVKAAEPCAILAVPQEEFVTLIKSHPQTTMTLIENMARQIKALNSKIQ; encoded by the coding sequence ATGTTATTGCTCGGCGAACGCCCCGCATACGTTGACCAACTCACGGATCGATTAAAGAAATTAGCTCACAAACTATTTGAAGAGTTACCCGATGTACCGGCTATTTCTTTAAATGCATCAACCGATCTTTACGAGTTAGAGTCGACCGAAAGTCTGTTCATTGTACAGCATGGTAACTTATCTGGGTATCACAACGACCAGCTGTGCATGTACTTCGAAAAAGGCGACATAATTGGTTTAACCGAATGCTACCAATTACCATCATTACGCATCGCGGTAGAAGACAATACGCAAGTAAAACCATATTCGGCCGATACTTTGTTGAAATTCGTCAACGAAACCAAAGAAAGACAAGCCATTTGGAACAGTTATCTTTTAACGCTGGTTTCGCTGTACCAAGATGCCTATGGTCGCAATCACACAACCAAAGTCGAGCCGAGCACGGGTTTCTTAAATTTTGAGCCGGGCCAAACTATTATTAAACAAGGCGATGAAGCGCATGAAGTCTTTACCATTTTACAAGGTAAAGCCGATGTCTTTGTTGATGAGGTTAAAGTAGGCGAAGTACTCACCGATGAAATTTTTGGCGCTATGGCCGTATTTACGGGCGAGACCCGTTCGGCAACGGTAAAGGCCGCAGAGCCATGCGCTATACTGGCTGTGCCGCAAGAAGAGTTTGTCACTCTGATTAAATCGCACCCACAAACCACCATGACGTTAATCGAGAATATGGCGCGACAAATCAAAGCCTTGAACAGTAAAATCCAATAG
- a CDS encoding heavy metal translocating P-type ATPase, producing the protein MNVEVCMSDNQNNRFIIPITGLTCASCVSRLERSLTKRDAVESVSVNLALANADIRLKDKADAVNLPEWVKASGFDTETMSATFSVQNVTCASCTARIEKVLLKLPGVQSANANLATSTLKVTWVNGLIQKSDIVAKLAQINYPVVDDNQEQSAAESSRAKPLAREAVMGAALSLPMVIAMIGELAGLGWMLPALVQFLLTLPVQFIIGRRFYVGAYHSLKNGSANMDVLVALGTTTAFFYSLYLWLFTPSMHLYFEAAAVVITLVVVGKWLEERAKYITGNAIRKLMQLQPSNASKWEEGELVKTPITDLKVKDEIQVTPGETIPADGVIVKGATTIDESMLTGESVPVSKIKGETVLAGTQNGNGSIRVRLEATSENFRLKQIVDLVNDAQMKKPEIQKTVDKIAAVFVPIVIGIAALTLLSQWWFNSFDVALMAAVSVLVIACPCALGLATPTAIMASSGVGARVGVLIRDIDQLQLLAGTKAIVFDKTGTLTQGQPKVTYKHTPRHAESELRYVKSIAQNSQHPLAHAITEHLADLESHSNHFEFENISGQGVIAHFNDDRYLFGNEKLLSAHQVVIKEEDRPSKDTAASVVWVSKNQQLIARFDIEDSPRDDAKQTIDQLHQRGIKTWMLSGDNNAAATSIATQLGIDNAIGELMPEHKAQAINQLIKSHGKVVMVGDGINDAPALAAASASIAMGTGTDVAMDTAGITLMQPKLGLIVAAIDIAVKTQHKIKQNLFWAFIYNCIGIPLAAFGLLSPIVAGAAMAFSSVSVVLSSILLLSWTPKSITQQEPQK; encoded by the coding sequence ATGAATGTCGAGGTCTGTATGTCTGACAATCAAAATAATCGATTTATCATCCCTATTACAGGGCTGACTTGCGCCAGTTGTGTTTCGAGGCTAGAGCGCAGTTTAACTAAGCGCGATGCGGTTGAGTCGGTCAGCGTAAATCTAGCGCTCGCCAATGCGGATATTCGCTTAAAAGATAAAGCGGATGCGGTAAACCTACCCGAGTGGGTGAAAGCTTCAGGGTTCGACACCGAAACAATGTCGGCCACCTTTTCAGTTCAAAACGTAACCTGCGCTAGTTGTACGGCACGTATTGAAAAAGTCTTACTAAAACTTCCTGGCGTGCAAAGCGCAAATGCAAATTTAGCCACCTCGACATTAAAGGTCACTTGGGTGAATGGTCTCATTCAAAAAAGCGACATTGTGGCTAAATTAGCTCAGATTAATTACCCGGTAGTCGACGATAATCAAGAGCAATCAGCCGCCGAATCTTCCCGTGCGAAACCTTTAGCACGTGAAGCGGTTATGGGTGCGGCATTATCATTGCCTATGGTCATTGCAATGATCGGTGAGCTTGCCGGGCTAGGCTGGATGCTGCCCGCTCTAGTGCAATTTTTACTGACGCTCCCAGTTCAATTTATTATTGGACGACGTTTCTATGTTGGTGCTTATCACTCGCTAAAAAATGGCAGTGCTAACATGGACGTATTGGTCGCATTAGGTACAACCACCGCGTTTTTCTACAGTCTCTACTTGTGGCTATTTACGCCCTCTATGCATCTTTACTTTGAAGCCGCAGCGGTTGTCATTACTTTAGTCGTGGTCGGCAAGTGGCTGGAAGAGCGCGCTAAATATATTACCGGCAATGCCATACGAAAGTTGATGCAATTGCAGCCCTCCAATGCCAGCAAATGGGAAGAAGGCGAGTTAGTAAAAACCCCCATTACCGATTTAAAAGTAAAAGATGAAATTCAGGTGACGCCAGGAGAAACCATTCCAGCTGATGGCGTTATTGTTAAAGGCGCTACAACCATAGATGAATCTATGCTCACTGGAGAAAGCGTGCCGGTGAGTAAAATCAAAGGCGAAACCGTGTTGGCTGGTACGCAAAACGGTAACGGCAGTATTCGAGTGCGACTGGAAGCGACCTCTGAAAATTTTAGGCTAAAGCAAATTGTCGATCTTGTTAACGATGCTCAAATGAAGAAGCCAGAAATTCAAAAGACCGTCGATAAAATTGCGGCCGTTTTCGTACCCATTGTCATCGGCATCGCTGCTTTAACATTGCTCTCCCAATGGTGGTTTAATTCTTTTGATGTTGCCCTAATGGCTGCGGTGTCTGTGCTGGTTATTGCTTGCCCATGTGCTTTGGGTTTAGCAACTCCTACCGCAATTATGGCATCTAGTGGCGTAGGTGCCAGAGTAGGGGTATTAATTCGCGACATAGATCAACTGCAACTACTAGCAGGCACCAAAGCCATTGTATTTGATAAAACAGGAACACTCACCCAAGGGCAGCCGAAAGTAACCTACAAACATACACCACGCCATGCCGAAAGTGAGTTGAGATACGTTAAGAGTATTGCGCAAAACAGTCAGCACCCTTTAGCGCATGCCATTACAGAGCATCTGGCTGACCTTGAAAGTCATTCAAATCATTTTGAGTTTGAAAATATTTCTGGCCAAGGCGTTATCGCGCATTTCAATGACGACAGATACCTTTTTGGCAATGAGAAACTTCTGTCAGCGCACCAAGTTGTTATCAAAGAAGAAGACCGACCCTCTAAAGACACGGCTGCCAGTGTTGTTTGGGTCAGTAAAAACCAACAACTCATTGCGCGCTTTGATATTGAAGACAGCCCTAGAGATGATGCAAAACAAACGATTGATCAACTGCATCAACGTGGCATTAAAACTTGGATGCTGTCGGGCGATAACAATGCCGCGGCAACATCAATTGCGACACAGTTAGGTATTGATAACGCCATCGGTGAGCTCATGCCAGAACACAAAGCACAGGCGATCAATCAGCTCATTAAGTCGCATGGCAAAGTGGTTATGGTTGGTGATGGTATAAACGACGCTCCTGCTTTAGCTGCGGCCAGCGCGAGTATTGCAATGGGCACCGGTACCGATGTCGCCATGGATACCGCTGGCATTACACTTATGCAACCTAAACTGGGCTTAATTGTTGCGGCCATAGATATTGCCGTTAAAACTCAACATAAAATCAAGCAGAACTTATTTTGGGCATTTATTTATAACTGCATCGGCATTCCTTTAGCGGCTTTTGGCTTACTAAGCCCAATCGTCGCAGGCGCTGCGATGGCGTTTTCAAGCGTCAGCGTTGTATTAAGCTCGATTTTACTTTTAAGCTGGACACCTAAATCCATTACTCAACAGGAACCACAAAAATGA
- a CDS encoding acyl-CoA dehydrogenase C-terminal domain-containing protein, which produces MAEYKAPLRDIEFILNEVFDADSIWASMPATSEVNLELASAIFEEGARICENELLPINRSGDEEECQFENGNVTTPKGFKEAYQTYAESGWVGLGGDIEFGGQGMPKMLTVMFEEMLYASNTSFALYPALTTGACLSILTHGSQALKETYLPPMYEGRWAGSMCLTEPHCGTDLGILKTKAEPKGDGKYAITGTKIFITGGEHDLTENIVHLVLAKLPDAPAGPRGISLFLVPKVLVNEDGSLADRNSVSCGSIEHKMGIKASATCVMNFDGAEGYLIGEENKGLAAMFTMMNYERLSIGLQGIGLGEASYQSARAYAQDRIQSRSPGGAVNKDQVADPIIVHPDVRRMLLTQRVYNEGARAFAAYVGMWLDMAKGHEDESTQKKADALVALLTPVAKAYFTDRGFDATVLGQQVFGGHGYIREWGMEQFVRDARIAQIYEGTNGIQALDLMGRKVVANDGAAFGIFKSEVEVFIAENKEAGDMIASLQTALDLLDESTQVVLNSAKDDAFAIGSASCDYLDLFGLTAYAFMWAKMMVTAQGKEGDFYTSKIAAGQFFFARILPEAHAYAAKVNAGSDTLMSLEADLF; this is translated from the coding sequence ATGGCTGAATATAAAGCGCCGTTACGCGATATCGAATTTATTCTGAACGAAGTGTTTGATGCAGATAGCATCTGGGCATCTATGCCAGCTACGTCCGAGGTTAACTTAGAGTTAGCCAGCGCTATCTTTGAAGAAGGCGCACGTATTTGTGAAAACGAATTGTTGCCTATCAACCGAAGCGGTGATGAAGAAGAATGCCAGTTTGAAAATGGCAATGTAACAACGCCAAAAGGTTTTAAAGAAGCCTATCAAACCTACGCAGAAAGTGGTTGGGTTGGCTTAGGCGGTGACATTGAATTTGGCGGCCAAGGCATGCCAAAAATGCTAACGGTTATGTTTGAAGAAATGCTTTATGCTTCGAACACTTCTTTTGCGCTATATCCGGCTCTAACGACAGGTGCTTGTTTAAGTATTTTGACGCACGGTAGCCAAGCTCTGAAAGAAACTTACTTACCGCCAATGTATGAAGGCCGCTGGGCGGGTTCTATGTGTTTAACAGAGCCTCATTGCGGAACAGATTTAGGTATTCTAAAAACCAAAGCCGAACCAAAAGGTGATGGTAAGTACGCAATTACGGGTACTAAAATATTTATTACCGGCGGTGAACACGATTTAACCGAAAACATCGTTCACCTTGTATTAGCGAAACTTCCAGATGCCCCTGCGGGTCCACGTGGTATTTCATTATTCTTAGTCCCTAAAGTATTGGTAAACGAAGATGGTTCACTCGCCGATCGAAACTCAGTTTCTTGTGGCAGCATTGAACATAAGATGGGTATCAAAGCCTCTGCGACTTGCGTGATGAACTTTGATGGTGCTGAAGGTTATTTGATTGGTGAAGAAAACAAAGGTTTAGCGGCCATGTTCACCATGATGAACTACGAGCGTTTGTCGATTGGCTTGCAAGGTATTGGTTTAGGCGAAGCGTCTTACCAGTCGGCACGTGCTTATGCACAAGACCGTATTCAGTCCCGATCACCAGGCGGCGCTGTCAATAAAGATCAAGTAGCAGACCCAATCATTGTTCACCCAGATGTTCGTCGAATGCTATTAACTCAACGTGTTTACAATGAAGGTGCGCGCGCTTTTGCCGCCTATGTGGGCATGTGGTTGGATATGGCAAAAGGCCATGAAGACGAAAGCACGCAGAAAAAAGCAGATGCCTTGGTGGCACTGTTGACGCCTGTCGCCAAAGCATACTTCACCGACCGTGGTTTCGACGCAACTGTACTCGGTCAGCAAGTTTTTGGTGGTCATGGTTACATTCGTGAATGGGGTATGGAGCAGTTTGTACGTGATGCTCGTATCGCTCAAATTTACGAAGGTACTAACGGTATTCAAGCACTCGATTTGATGGGTCGTAAAGTTGTGGCGAATGATGGCGCAGCTTTCGGCATTTTCAAATCTGAAGTAGAAGTATTCATTGCAGAAAATAAAGAAGCCGGTGATATGATTGCATCATTGCAAACCGCCTTAGATTTATTAGATGAATCGACTCAAGTTGTTTTGAATTCTGCAAAAGATGATGCCTTTGCCATTGGTTCAGCAAGCTGTGATTATTTAGACCTATTTGGCTTAACCGCTTATGCCTTTATGTGGGCTAAGATGATGGTCACTGCGCAAGGTAAAGAAGGTGACTTCTATACCAGTAAAATTGCCGCAGGGCAGTTCTTCTTTGCTCGAATTCTACCTGAAGCACATGCTTATGCAGCAAAGGTAAATGCCGGCAGTGACACGTTAATGTCATTGGAAGCGGATTTATTTTAA
- a CDS encoding heavy-metal-associated domain-containing protein yields the protein MISIKIEGATCQGCVNAIEKALGNTQGVNSASFDLSTQWARIDASTDIDALTSAIEDAGFDVLESKED from the coding sequence ATGATTTCAATAAAGATAGAAGGCGCTACATGCCAAGGCTGCGTTAACGCAATAGAAAAGGCATTAGGTAATACCCAGGGTGTGAATTCAGCGAGTTTCGATTTAAGCACACAATGGGCGCGTATCGACGCTTCAACCGATATAGATGCATTAACCAGCGCAATTGAAGATGCTGGGTTCGATGTTTTAGAAAGTAAAGAGGATTAG
- a CDS encoding c-type cytochrome → MIGKLKQASILFLATVVLVACNKETPTAPSVVSVDLTPKPVTQRWYTEQQLREGNKLFAENCASCHGVKAESIPNWKEVDDNGNYPPPPLDGSAHAWHHPLAVLDQVIAKGGAPVGGVMPAWESVLSFEQRLSVIASFQHYWSDDIYRMWLGREQSNREN, encoded by the coding sequence ATGATCGGCAAACTTAAGCAAGCCTCGATACTTTTTTTAGCTACGGTGGTGCTTGTTGCGTGCAACAAAGAAACACCTACAGCCCCAAGTGTTGTTAGTGTAGACCTAACGCCAAAGCCAGTGACCCAGCGCTGGTATACCGAACAACAACTGCGTGAAGGTAACAAGCTGTTTGCAGAAAACTGCGCAAGTTGTCATGGCGTAAAAGCAGAGTCTATTCCAAATTGGAAAGAAGTTGATGATAATGGTAATTATCCACCGCCACCTTTAGATGGCAGTGCCCACGCTTGGCACCACCCATTAGCCGTGTTAGATCAGGTTATCGCAAAAGGCGGCGCTCCTGTTGGCGGTGTTATGCCGGCATGGGAATCGGTGTTGTCTTTTGAGCAAAGGCTCAGTGTTATCGCCAGCTTCCAACATTATTGGTCAGATGATATTTACCGTATGTGGTTAGGACGCGAACAATCGAATCGTGAAAATTAA
- a CDS encoding protein adenylyltransferase SelO — MLKQRYIDSNAAPFSKVVPTQVASPYWVAFNEALAEQINLPHRASPELLAVFSGQAIFKDTHPIAQKYAGHQFGGWNPDLGDGRGLLLGEWQDNRQQLWEFHLKGAGKTPYSRFGDGRAVLRSSIREYLGSEALNAIGIPTTRALALIGSNEQVVRETTEPGATLLRVTQSHVRFGHFEWLAYQRDEKALKHLADFVIEHHYPEAALQELPYASLFELIVKRTAKMMAYWMAYGFVHGVMNTDNMSILGETFDYGPFAFLDTTKMNAVFNHTDQTGRYAFNQQPSIAMWNLQKLAQALSLIVPEEALKRALALFAPRCDEQYYQLLNRRLGGNLQQPIPPALCAQWIELLANNHLDFHWYFRQLSKLELNQWETLVDEFTDRDAFLAWNKSVQPYLEQDSANRLTQMQQSNPATVARTELLQLVIDAAYQGDFKPFESFYAALMSPFEERPQWSQWQQKPQNIDQHISLSCSS; from the coding sequence TTGCTAAAGCAGCGCTATATTGACTCTAATGCCGCACCCTTTAGTAAAGTAGTGCCAACTCAAGTGGCTTCCCCCTATTGGGTTGCATTTAATGAAGCTTTAGCTGAGCAAATAAACCTACCCCATAGGGCTTCTCCTGAACTCTTAGCTGTATTTTCAGGCCAAGCCATCTTTAAAGACACCCACCCCATTGCACAGAAGTATGCGGGTCATCAATTTGGTGGTTGGAACCCCGATTTAGGCGACGGTCGAGGCTTATTGCTGGGTGAATGGCAAGATAACCGTCAGCAACTGTGGGAGTTTCACCTAAAAGGCGCAGGTAAAACCCCTTATAGCCGCTTTGGCGATGGCCGGGCTGTATTACGATCTTCCATTCGCGAATACTTAGGCAGCGAAGCGTTAAACGCCATAGGCATTCCAACGACACGCGCATTAGCACTGATAGGCTCTAACGAGCAAGTGGTTCGAGAAACCACTGAACCTGGAGCTACTTTATTAAGGGTCACTCAAAGCCACGTTAGGTTTGGTCACTTCGAATGGTTAGCGTATCAACGCGATGAGAAGGCTTTAAAGCACCTAGCCGATTTTGTCATTGAACATCATTACCCAGAAGCTGCGCTGCAAGAATTACCGTATGCATCCTTGTTTGAACTCATCGTAAAACGCACCGCCAAAATGATGGCCTATTGGATGGCATACGGGTTTGTTCATGGGGTCATGAACACAGACAATATGAGTATTTTAGGCGAAACCTTTGATTATGGTCCTTTTGCGTTTTTAGACACGACAAAAATGAACGCTGTTTTTAATCACACCGATCAAACTGGGCGTTATGCGTTTAACCAACAGCCATCAATTGCCATGTGGAACTTACAAAAGCTAGCTCAAGCACTCAGTTTAATTGTCCCTGAAGAGGCGTTAAAAAGAGCACTGGCACTGTTTGCACCCCGCTGTGATGAACAGTATTACCAGCTCTTAAATCGTCGTTTAGGCGGCAACTTACAGCAGCCCATTCCGCCTGCGCTTTGCGCTCAGTGGATAGAGCTACTAGCCAATAACCACTTAGACTTTCACTGGTATTTCCGCCAATTGAGTAAACTCGAATTAAACCAATGGGAAACACTGGTCGATGAGTTTACTGACCGTGATGCATTTTTAGCTTGGAATAAAAGTGTTCAGCCCTATTTAGAGCAAGATTCCGCTAATCGTTTAACGCAAATGCAACAATCAAACCCTGCGACCGTTGCCCGAACCGAGCTGCTTCAACTAGTTATCGATGCAGCCTATCAAGGCGATTTTAAACCATTCGAATCTTTCTATGCTGCATTGATGTCGCCATTTGAAGAACGGCCTCAATGGTCTCAATGGCAGCAAAAGCCCCAAAACATCGATCAACACATAAGTTTGAGCTGCAGTAGCTAA
- a CDS encoding TMEM165/GDT1 family protein produces the protein MDYKIFLTIFASVFIAELGDKTQLATMLFAADKAVSKTTVFLAASAALIVASAIGVLAGSVLSEYINEKVLHYIAGIGFIAIGAFTLYNA, from the coding sequence ATGGACTACAAAATATTTTTGACAATCTTTGCATCGGTTTTCATTGCCGAACTGGGAGATAAAACCCAACTAGCCACCATGCTATTTGCGGCCGATAAAGCGGTTAGTAAAACTACGGTGTTTTTAGCGGCCAGTGCCGCATTGATAGTTGCCAGCGCCATCGGGGTGCTAGCAGGCTCGGTTTTATCTGAGTACATCAATGAAAAGGTATTACACTATATTGCCGGCATAGGCTTTATTGCTATTGGCGCGTTCACTCTCTACAACGCTTAG
- a CDS encoding DUF4124 domain-containing protein codes for MIRLFSLILLACLPFMTFAAGKIYTWQDENGNTVYGDRPPAEAEVTEIAIQGKKKAAVEVESDALTGEWFGAGDKGGEVKMSMRSAGNIVFTQTRSDQSVYNYQGVWTLEDTTLTVITEFTQEISSAGKISRSVEPVQLIYTIVDFDGANMEFIAGQERFTVGKL; via the coding sequence ATGATTCGACTGTTCAGCCTGATATTATTGGCTTGCCTACCGTTTATGACCTTTGCAGCCGGAAAAATTTACACCTGGCAAGATGAAAATGGCAATACGGTTTATGGCGATCGCCCACCAGCCGAGGCCGAAGTCACCGAAATTGCTATTCAAGGCAAGAAAAAGGCCGCTGTTGAAGTTGAATCCGATGCATTAACTGGAGAATGGTTTGGCGCCGGCGATAAAGGCGGTGAAGTTAAAATGAGTATGCGCAGTGCAGGTAATATCGTTTTCACGCAAACTCGTTCAGATCAGTCGGTATACAACTATCAAGGTGTATGGACACTCGAAGACACGACCCTAACTGTAATCACTGAATTTACACAAGAAATATCATCGGCCGGGAAAATATCCCGTTCAGTTGAACCTGTTCAGTTAATTTACACTATTGTTGATTTCGACGGAGCCAACATGGAGTTTATCGCCGGGCAAGAACGCTTTACCGTCGGTAAATTATAA
- a CDS encoding DNA polymerase II has translation MEVAYRLNLNFRNLNQPFGFFTVSNSQAEFILSRHWSENEHGIELRYWLVSGNGVRCWQLEQQESTCFIAQHQLKKWQTVWAKWGQKVRVGQQSFKTFSGLLAIAVYSKSFSQQRRWVRQGRDIGLLVWEDDVNPADRFLMERFLFGGVRFQDSKAKPAHASPSLKVLSIDIETSWYTPGQTPNLYSIALATTDNQQAVFIVGEPKKIGNQDLNVSWCQSVSECLLRCIEMIQLWDPDCIVGWNVVDFDLRILQQHCDQQGIEFQIGRDKSAPRWRTRSDNPNRHYIDVEGRQIVDGPGAFRSAAWAFESYSLETVSQSLLNRGKQIAHTDDKVDEIERMYREDTEAFARYNLEDAVLVIELFHKAGLWHFLIERAHLTGLSMDRAGGSSAAFNTVYMPRLHRQGYIAPSIGDQTLQLDSPGGFVMDSQPGLYQNVLVLDFKSLYPSIIRTFLIDPLGLQIGLSSSESETVEGFISAKFHRENHILPALIDQLWQARDVAKQDNNQPMSQAIKIIMNSFYGVLGSQLCRFFDPRLASSITMRGHQILQESRQFIEQQGYKVIYGDTDSIFVHASQTDKPEQLGVSLAQQLNLWWQQRLEDEFNLPCHLEMEFETHYREFIMPTIRGTETGSKKRYAGIKVSNGEEKLVFKGLEAVRSDWTKMAKNFQIELYRRVFAKEDHRQWVVETVSALKSGQLDDQLVYRRRLRRSVEEYQKQRPPHVQAAALKQQLNPKWRGRTIDYVKTVNGWQPKPYVTAALDYDHYIEKQIEPIADAILHFLGESFKALLDEQLSLF, from the coding sequence ATGGAAGTTGCGTATAGACTGAATCTCAATTTCAGGAACCTAAATCAACCTTTTGGCTTTTTCACAGTGAGCAATTCCCAAGCAGAATTTATTTTAAGTCGCCATTGGTCGGAAAACGAACATGGTATAGAGCTGCGTTACTGGCTTGTGTCGGGTAATGGCGTGCGATGCTGGCAACTCGAACAGCAAGAATCTACCTGTTTTATTGCGCAACATCAGCTAAAAAAATGGCAAACAGTTTGGGCCAAATGGGGACAAAAAGTTCGCGTGGGCCAGCAAAGCTTTAAAACCTTTAGTGGCTTGCTCGCCATTGCCGTATACAGCAAAAGCTTTTCGCAGCAGCGGCGTTGGGTGAGGCAAGGGCGAGACATTGGGTTGTTAGTTTGGGAAGACGATGTTAATCCGGCGGATCGTTTTTTAATGGAGCGGTTTTTATTTGGTGGGGTTCGTTTTCAAGATTCGAAGGCTAAACCTGCTCATGCTAGCCCAAGCCTTAAGGTGTTATCCATCGATATTGAAACTTCGTGGTACACACCAGGTCAGACACCTAATTTATACAGTATTGCCTTGGCCACCACAGATAACCAGCAGGCTGTATTCATCGTTGGCGAGCCTAAAAAGATTGGAAATCAAGACTTAAATGTTTCTTGGTGTCAGAGCGTTAGCGAGTGCTTACTCCGCTGCATTGAAATGATTCAGTTGTGGGACCCAGATTGTATTGTCGGGTGGAATGTTGTTGATTTTGATCTTCGAATTTTGCAGCAACATTGTGATCAGCAAGGCATAGAGTTTCAGATTGGTCGAGATAAAAGTGCCCCCCGATGGCGAACTCGCTCAGATAACCCGAATCGGCATTACATCGATGTTGAAGGTCGGCAGATTGTTGATGGCCCCGGTGCTTTTCGATCAGCCGCTTGGGCGTTTGAGAGCTATTCATTAGAAACTGTGTCTCAATCGTTATTAAACCGAGGCAAGCAAATAGCCCACACCGACGATAAAGTCGATGAGATCGAGCGTATGTATCGCGAAGATACGGAGGCCTTTGCTCGATACAATCTTGAAGACGCAGTCTTAGTTATTGAATTATTCCATAAAGCAGGGCTGTGGCATTTTTTGATTGAACGAGCACACTTAACCGGACTCTCAATGGATAGAGCCGGTGGGTCTTCAGCAGCATTTAACACCGTTTACATGCCACGCTTGCATAGACAAGGTTACATTGCGCCCAGTATCGGCGACCAAACGTTACAACTGGATAGCCCCGGTGGTTTTGTAATGGACAGTCAGCCGGGCTTGTACCAAAACGTACTGGTCCTAGATTTTAAAAGCTTGTACCCATCCATTATTCGTACGTTTTTGATAGACCCTTTGGGGTTACAAATAGGCTTAAGCTCATCAGAATCGGAGACCGTTGAAGGCTTTATTTCAGCAAAGTTCCATCGAGAAAACCATATTTTACCTGCACTCATCGATCAGCTTTGGCAGGCGCGAGACGTTGCAAAGCAAGACAATAACCAACCCATGTCGCAAGCCATTAAAATTATCATGAACTCTTTTTATGGTGTGTTAGGCAGCCAACTGTGTCGCTTTTTTGATCCCCGTTTAGCAAGTTCAATTACCATGAGGGGGCACCAAATTCTTCAAGAAAGTAGGCAGTTTATTGAGCAGCAAGGTTACAAAGTTATTTACGGCGATACCGATTCAATTTTTGTTCATGCAAGCCAAACCGATAAACCAGAGCAATTGGGAGTGTCGCTTGCGCAACAGCTTAACCTTTGGTGGCAACAGCGCTTAGAAGATGAATTTAACTTGCCGTGCCATTTAGAAATGGAATTTGAAACGCACTACCGTGAGTTCATTATGCCGACGATCAGGGGGACTGAAACGGGGTCTAAAAAACGCTACGCGGGAATTAAGGTATCCAATGGTGAAGAAAAACTCGTTTTCAAAGGCTTGGAAGCGGTCCGCAGTGATTGGACAAAAATGGCAAAGAACTTTCAAATTGAGCTTTATCGGCGAGTCTTTGCGAAGGAAGATCATCGTCAATGGGTGGTCGAAACGGTGTCTGCATTAAAATCTGGCCAGCTCGACGATCAATTAGTGTATAGAAGGCGACTACGTCGCTCAGTTGAGGAGTATCAAAAACAGCGCCCTCCTCATGTACAAGCTGCGGCCTTAAAACAACAATTGAACCCAAAGTGGCGAGGCCGCACCATCGATTACGTTAAAACTGTGAATGGCTGGCAGCCCAAGCCGTATGTTACTGCCGCGTTAGATTATGATCATTACATTGAAAAACAAATAGAGCCTATTGCTGACGCTATTCTTCATTTTTTAGGGGAGTCTTTTAAGGCGTTACTCGATGAGCAGCTCTCGTTGTTTTGA